The following proteins come from a genomic window of Emys orbicularis isolate rEmyOrb1 chromosome 25, rEmyOrb1.hap1, whole genome shotgun sequence:
- the NKIRAS2 gene encoding NF-kappa-B inhibitor-interacting Ras-like protein 2 — MGKSCKVVVCGQASVGKTSILEQLLYGTHVVGSEMIETQEDIYVGSIETDRGVREQVRFYDTRGLREGVELPKHCFSGTDGYVLVYSTASKDSLKRVELLKKEIDKCKDKKEVTIVVLGNKSDLQEQRRVDHDAAQHWAKGEKVKLWEVSVADRRTLIEPFTYLASKMTQPQSKSGFPLSRKNKGSGSMDG; from the exons ATGGGGAAGAGCTGCAAGGTGGTGGTTTGCGGCCAAGCCTCAGTGGGAAAAACATCAATCTTGGAGCAGCTCCTGTATGGGACCCATGTGGTTG GTTCCGAAATGATAGAGACCCAGGAGGACATCTACGTGGGCTCGATCGAGACGGACCGCGGGGTGCGGGAGCAGGTGCGATTCTACGACACCCGGGGCCTGCGGGAGGGCGTGGAGCTCCCCAAGCACTGCTTCTCCGGCACGGACGGCTACGTGCTGGTGTACAGCACGGCCAGCAAGGACTCTTTGAAGAGGGTGGAGCTGCTCAAGAAGGAAATCGACAAGTGCAAGGATAAGAAGGAG GTCACCATTGTGGTTCTGGGCAACAAGAGCGACCTGCAGGAGCAGCGGCGCGTGGACCACGACGCGGCCCAGCACTGGGCCAAGGGCGAGAAGGTGAAGCTGTGGGAGGTGTCCGTGGCCGACCGCCGGACGCTGATCGAGCCTTTCACCTACCTGGCCAGCAAGATGACGCAGCCGCAGAGCAAGTCCGGCTTCCCGCTGAGCCGCAAGAACAAGGGCAGCGGCTCCATGGACGGCTGA